Proteins from one Paraburkholderia sp. BL10I2N1 genomic window:
- a CDS encoding DUF934 domain-containing protein: protein MASIIKNRAIVNDDWTVVRAAEDGTLPAVAALPAGKVLVPLALWQAEREALIASRSVAELGVWLAPDSEPADIAGDFDKLALIGVDFPVFRDGRGYSIGRLLRERYGYKGELRAIGDVLRDQVRLMYRCGFDAYAVREDKDIHDALKAFDDFTVQYQGAVDDPTPLFRRREAAAQKASA, encoded by the coding sequence ATGGCTTCGATTATCAAAAACCGCGCGATCGTGAATGATGACTGGACTGTCGTGCGCGCGGCGGAAGACGGCACGTTGCCCGCAGTGGCCGCGCTGCCGGCGGGCAAGGTGCTGGTGCCGCTCGCGTTGTGGCAGGCGGAACGCGAAGCGTTGATCGCCTCGCGCAGCGTCGCGGAACTCGGCGTATGGCTTGCGCCGGACAGCGAACCGGCGGACATCGCCGGCGACTTCGACAAGCTCGCGCTGATCGGCGTCGACTTCCCGGTGTTCCGCGATGGCCGTGGCTACAGCATCGGCCGCCTCCTGCGTGAGCGCTATGGCTACAAGGGCGAGCTTCGCGCGATCGGCGACGTGTTGCGCGACCAGGTCAGGCTGATGTACCGCTGCGGTTTCGACGCGTACGCCGTGCGCGAAGACAAGGACATTCACGATGCACTGAAGGCGTTCGACGACTTCACGGTGCAGTATCAGGGCGCCGTCGACGACCCCACGCCGCTGTTCCGCCGTCGTGAAGCTGCCGCACAAAAGGCTTCAGCATGA
- a CDS encoding phosphoadenylyl-sulfate reductase, with product MSEKITPELAAKIAQLDALLDSIAARHANVKLASSLAAEDMLLTHAILSRKVGIGIFSLNTGRLHAETLGMIERVRERYGYEIEQFHPQAAAVDEYVASHGLNAFYESIDLRKRCCEIRKVEPLNRALSDVSAWVTGQRREQSVTRAELHEEEHDGARNIAKFNPLADWTETEVWAYLEAFDVPVNPLHARGYPSIGCEPCTRAVRPGEDSRAGRWWWESRDTKECGLHITTIPIALSTENSAA from the coding sequence ATGAGCGAAAAGATCACGCCGGAACTCGCTGCGAAAATCGCGCAGCTGGACGCGCTGCTCGACTCGATCGCCGCGCGTCACGCGAACGTGAAGCTGGCGAGCAGCCTGGCTGCCGAAGACATGCTGCTCACGCACGCGATCCTGTCGCGCAAGGTCGGCATCGGGATCTTCTCGCTGAACACGGGCCGTCTGCATGCGGAGACGCTCGGCATGATCGAGCGCGTGCGCGAACGCTACGGCTACGAGATCGAGCAGTTTCATCCGCAGGCCGCGGCCGTGGACGAATACGTCGCTTCGCATGGTCTGAACGCGTTCTATGAAAGCATCGATCTGCGCAAGCGTTGCTGCGAAATCCGCAAGGTCGAGCCGCTTAACCGCGCCTTGTCCGACGTCAGCGCATGGGTGACCGGGCAGCGGCGCGAGCAGTCGGTGACACGTGCCGAGCTGCACGAGGAAGAACACGACGGCGCGCGCAACATCGCGAAGTTCAATCCGCTCGCGGACTGGACCGAAACCGAGGTATGGGCGTATCTTGAGGCGTTCGACGTACCGGTGAATCCGCTGCACGCACGCGGCTATCCGAGCATCGGCTGCGAGCCCTGCACGCGCGCGGTCCGTCCCGGCGAGGACAGCCGGGCAGGGCGCTGGTGGTGGGAGTCGCGCGATACGAAGGAATGCGGGCTGCACATCACGACGATCCCGATCGCGCTCAGCACGGAAAATTCCGCGGCGTGA
- the cysD gene encoding sulfate adenylyltransferase subunit CysD, with protein MSTTLDPALNAPLANTANRMDHLDWLEAESIHILRELVAECSRPALLFSGGKDSVVVLHLALKAFGLGANRRTVLPFPLVHIDTGHNYDEVIDFRDRRAKEIGAELVVGHVEDSIKRGTVRLRRETDSRNAAQAVTLLETIEQYGYTAMIGGARRDEEKARAKERIFSFRDEFGQWDPKAQRPELWSLYNARLHNGEHLRVFPISNWTELDVWQYIAREQLELPSIYYAHHREIVRRNGLLVPVTPLTPMREGETSETALVRFRTVGDISCTCPVESDADDLEKIIAETAVTEITERGATRMDDQTSEAAMETRKKQGYF; from the coding sequence ATGAGCACGACGCTCGATCCCGCACTGAACGCTCCGCTCGCCAACACGGCGAACCGGATGGATCACCTCGACTGGCTGGAAGCCGAGTCGATTCACATCCTGCGCGAACTGGTTGCCGAATGCAGCCGTCCCGCGCTGCTGTTTTCGGGTGGCAAGGATTCGGTCGTCGTGCTGCATCTCGCGCTCAAGGCGTTCGGCCTCGGCGCGAACCGCAGGACGGTGCTGCCGTTCCCGCTCGTGCACATCGACACGGGCCACAACTATGACGAAGTGATCGATTTCCGCGACCGGCGCGCGAAAGAGATCGGTGCGGAACTGGTGGTCGGGCACGTCGAGGATTCGATCAAACGCGGCACGGTGCGTCTGCGTCGCGAGACGGATTCGCGCAACGCGGCGCAGGCCGTCACGCTGCTCGAAACGATCGAGCAATACGGTTACACCGCGATGATCGGCGGGGCGCGCCGCGACGAGGAAAAGGCGCGGGCGAAAGAGCGCATCTTCTCGTTTCGCGACGAGTTCGGCCAGTGGGATCCGAAGGCGCAGCGCCCGGAGCTGTGGAGTCTCTACAACGCGCGCCTGCACAACGGCGAGCATCTGCGCGTGTTCCCGATCTCGAACTGGACGGAGCTGGACGTGTGGCAATACATCGCCCGCGAGCAGCTCGAACTGCCGTCGATCTACTATGCGCATCATCGCGAGATCGTGCGCCGCAACGGCCTGCTCGTGCCGGTGACGCCGCTCACGCCGATGCGCGAAGGCGAGACCAGCGAAACGGCGCTGGTGCGCTTTCGCACGGTGGGCGACATCAGCTGCACGTGCCCGGTGGAAAGCGACGCCGACGATCTCGAGAAGATCATCGCCGAGACGGCCGTGACCGAAATCACGGAGCGCGGCGCGACGCGCATGGACGACCAGACGTCGGAAGCCGCGATGGAAACACGCAAGAAGCAAGGTTATTTCTAA